The genomic region ATGCTTAGTCCTACTTCTGCCATTGCGGGTATGGGATTAGCAGAGTCTGTCGCTTTAATTACCGATGGAAGATTTTCCGGAGGGACCCGCGGTCCATGTATTGGGCATATTTCACCTGAAGCAGCCGAAGGCGGTCCTCTGGCTATCTTAAAGGATGGCGATGTGGTTAATATCGATATTCCCGCAAGAAAACTTGAAGTGGAATTAGACCGACATCAGATAGAAAGACGCTTGAAAATGCTTAAGCCATTTACCCCCAAAGTAAAATCAGGTTATCTTTTCCGCTATACCAAAGAAGTTACCTCAGCTTCAAGTGGAGCGGTGTTTAAGGAATAGGAGTTTGGTTTTAGTTGCGTATCTTTTAGGTTTTGAGTAGAAAGAATTTTCTAAGTTCTAAATGTAATTTCCGTGCCCACCTTGACATAAACAAAATCATATGCTATCTTTAATTTTGTAGAGTTTTATATTTATTTTCATCCTGCCAGAATATTTTAAAAGGTACATAAGCGATGAAAAAAAAGGGTTTAGTTTTTTGGTTTGCTACCTTGACTTATTTATCTCTCCTCTTGCCTCAAACAGTCTTGTGTCGTAGAGTAAAAGATGATTTGTCCTTGCGGATTAACGCCGTGGTCAAGGCAATACAGGCACAGGGTACGCAGGTCTGGGTGGATACTGCCGAGCCTACAGAGGTTAAAAAAGCGGTAGATTTAGGAGCTAGCGGTGGCACTTCTAATCCCGCACTCATTACTGAGGCGATTAGAAAAAATCCCCAAATTTACGAAAAAAGAATTCTCACTTTGGCAGATAAATATTTAAAAGGTCCGAGAATGTACACAGAGCGTCTTTTGGATATGGGAAGGACTTTAGAAAGATTAAACATAGATGAAGACCCTTTGCTCAAAGCAGTTTTGCTGGAACTTACTGCCGATTTGTTAGAAAGTGCCTTAAAGGGATTCTCCGGCCCCATAAGTTGGGAAGTTGACCCTCGCTTTCATAACGATACAGAGGCGATGGTAGAGGAGGCGAATTTAATTTATCAAATAGCTGAGGAGAGAGGTTTAGATGTAGAGAGAATTTTTATAAAAATTCCCGCTACCGAGGCAGGTTTAAAAACGACGGAAATTCTTATCGCTTCTGGAATAAATGTAAATTTGACTCTAGTTTTTCCATTGCCCAGGCACTTGAGGGTTTGAGAAGATTTGAGATAGGTATACAAAAAGCCCAAGAATCCGGTTTAGAGAATGATAAGATTAAGATGTGCATTAGTCCGTTTTTAGGAAGATGGGATGATTTTTTGGCAAGAGAGGGCAATGATATAAAAGATTATCAAGGTAATCCTATAGCAGGCATATATTTTGCAAAGCTCCTCCAAAAAAGGTACTTAGCAGAAATAGAACAAGGAGGGTACTCATTTTCTCACAGGCCCCAAATAATTACGGCAAGTATAAGAAATACAAATCATATCCAGCATTTGCTGGGAGCAGACATTTTTGCTATTCCCCCCACGGTTTTATCTTCAGCGGAGTTTGCTTTGCTTCCTATAGAGAAAAGAACCACAGATGAGCCTGTAGCTGATGAATTATTAGCGAGATTATTAGAGAACGAGTTATTTGCGAGGTCAATGAAAGACATGATTTCTTTTGAAGAAGGTGGTTTAACTCTTTACGAAATTGACCACCATCCCCTCGTTGTAGAAGGTAACTTTAAATTTATCCAACCCTATAAGGAACTACTGGAGTTAATTGAGAAAGTATTAACTTCTGGTTTTACTCTTCCCTAAACGTTAGATAATTTATTTGCAAAGGTGCTTCTCTTTTGTTATAATTGCAACAAATAAATTAAACCATTTTTCAATTTTTAAAATATGAAACTTACGGGAGCAAAAATTTTAGCAGAGAGTTTACGCAAGGAAGGCGTAGAAGTGATGTTTGGTTATCCTGGGGGGTCAGTTTTGCCCATTTTTGATGTGCTTTATGATTCTCCCCTAAGATTTATTTTGACGCGTCACGAACAAGGGGCAGCGCACGCTGCCGATGGTTATGCCCGAGCTACAGGAAAGGTAGGAGTTTGTATTGCTACCTCTGGTCCGGGAGCCACTAATCTTACCACGGGCATTGCTAATGCCTATATGGATTCTATTCCCATTGTGGCTATCACCGGACAGGTAAAAACATTTTTGATTGGTAATGATGCTTTCCAGGAAGCAGATGTTACAGGAATAACCCGTCCGATTACTAAATACAATTATTTGGTAAAAGACGTTAAAGACCTTGCTCTTGTTGTGAGAGAGGCTTTTTATATTGCTTCTACAGGAAGACCTGGTCCGGTTTTAATTGACCTGCCCGTGGATGTGCAATTGCAAGAAACGGAATTCATCTGGCCCCAGGAGGTTAATATTCGGGGATACAAACCTACTTACTTTGGGCATTTGGGGCAGATTAAGAAATTAGCTAAGGCAATCACTGAAGCCAAAAAACCCATTTTTTACATTGGAGGAGGGGTGATTTCTTCAGGAGCGAGTCGAGAGTTAAAATCACTTGCGGAAAGCCTCAAAATTCCCGTGGCTTCAACTTTAATGGGACTGGGTGGTTTTCCGGGAACACATGAACTCTTTTTAGGGATGTTAGGTATGCACGGCACGGTTTACGCTAATTTAGCAATTCAGAATGCGGATTTGGTTATTTCAGTGGGGGCGCGTTTTGATGACCGTGTTACGGGAAAAGTGGATGCTTTTGCACCTTATGCAAAAATTGTGCATATTGATATAGACCCCGCTTCTATCAGTAAGAATGTTAAAGTAGATATTCCTATTGTGGGAGATGCGAAGAATGTTTTGGGGCAATTGCAAGGAGAAATTAAAGAATTTCCTGATACGGCTAATTGGCTTAAACAGATTAATGAATGGAGGTTGAACAACCCTTTAAGATATAAAGATGATGGGAAGCTCAAACCTCAGTATGTAGTGGAGCAGATTTATGAAGCAACAAAAGGCGAGGCAATTATTACTACGGAAGTAGGACAAAACCAGATGTGGGCAGCCCAGTGGTATAAGTATAATAAACCGCGCACATTTATTTCTAGTGGTGGGTTGGGGACGATGGGGTTTGGTTTTCCTGCGGCAATGGGTGCAAAAGTTGGCTGTCCTGAGAAACAAGTTTTCGATATTGCAGGAGACGGCTCAATTCAGATGAATATTCAGGAATTGGCTACCTGTGTCTGTAATCATATAAATGTCAAAGTGGCAATTCTTAATAATGGTTATTTAGGAATGGTAAGACAGTGGCAGGAATTATTTTACAAAAGACGTTATTCTCACACCTGCCTTAATAATCCCGATTTTGTGAAATTGGCAGAGAGTTATGGAGCGGTGGGGATACGTGTGACCAAAAAAGAGGAAGTCCGTCCGGCAATCGAGAAGGCACTTTCTATAGACAATACTGTATTTATCGATTTCCAGGTTGAGCCAGAAGAGAATGTTTTTCCCATGGTTCCCGCTGGAGAGGCGATTGATAGAATGATTGGCGGAATGGCGTGAAAATATAAAATAAATGAAACATACTATATCGGTTTTAGTAGAGAACAGACCAGGAGTTTTAGCAAGGATTTCCGGTCTTTTTAGTGCTCGGGGATTTAATATCGATTCTTTAGCTGTTGGAGAGACCGAAGACCCGACGGTTTCTCGAATGACCCTCGTGGTAGATGCAAAGGATGAAAGAATATTAGAGCAAATAATAAAACAACTGCGTAAACTCATTGATACTATTTCGGTAATTGACCTTACCAAGAAGAATTTTATTCACCGTGAGCTTGCCTTAGTGAAGATAAGTTTTAATAAAGAGGATAAAGTCAAAATTACTTCTCTGGTGCATAAATATAAAGCCGAACTTTTAGAGATTCGCGAAGATTTGGCTATTGTGGAAATATGCGCGGAATCAGAAAAAGTAAAAAGTTTTTTGGAAGAGTTAAAAGTATTTGGAATAAAAGAATTGATGCGCACCGGAAGAGTGGCAATGGCAAAGTAGTGTGGTGAGTTGAATTGTTTAATGGTTATTTTTTATTTAACCCATCAAAAAGGAGGAATTAATGGCTAAGATTTATTATGACCAAGATGCGGATTTAGAGATTTTAAAAGATAAAACGATTGCCATTATTGGATATGGGATTCAAGGAAGAGGTCAGGCGCTCTGTTTAAGAGATTCCGGATGCAAAGTAGTGGTTTCCGAATTAGAAGGAACTCCAAATTTTGAACAAGCAAAGAAAGACGGTTTTGAACCAGTTTCGGCCTTTGAAGCAGCAAAACAAGCAGAGATTATCCAGATTTTAACTCAAGACCATGTGCAAGCAAAGGTATATAAAGAAGCCATTCGTCCTCATTTAAAAAAAGGTAAAGCCCTCTGTTTTTCTCACGGTTTTAATATTCGTTTTAAACAGATAAAGCCACCCAAAAAGATAGATGTCTTTATGGTTGCTCCTAAAGGGCCGGGTGCTTTGGTAAGAAAGATGTATGAAGAAGGTAAAGGAGTGCCTTCATTAGTGGCAGTATACCAAGATGCAAGCGGATGTGCTTTAAAACTTGCTTTAGCTTATGCTAAAGCAATTGGTGCTACAAAAGCAGGAGTGATTGAGACTACCTTTGCTGAAGAGACTGAAACCGATTTATTTGGAGAGCAAACTGTTCTCTGTGGAGGAGTTACCGCTCTTATTACTGCCGGGTTTGATGTTTTAGTAGAGGCAGGATATCAACCCGAAATTGCCTATTTTGAAGTTTTACATGAGCTGAAGCTTATTACGGACTTAATTCAAGAGTACGGAATTTCAGGAATGCGGAGAAGAGTTTCTAATACTGCTTGCTATGGAGACCTTACCCGTGGTCCAAAGATTATCACAGAAAAGACACGCAAATTGATGCGTAGGATACTCAAAGATATTAAATCCGGTAAATTTGCTCGGGAATGGATAAAGGAAAATGAAATAGGTAGACCTCTTTTTAATAAACTTCTGGAAGAAGCAGATAAACATCGCATTGAAGAAGTAGGTAAAGTCTTGCGGGAAATGATGCCTTGGATGAAAAAGTAAAGGTTAAGTAAAACCCTTCCCGAAAATTGGCATTAATTTTGCTCATCTCTATTTTTTTATCCTCTTCATTTACAAGTTTATAAAGTATTCCTACCCCTTGTCAAAAGCCTAAATTCATGTTATATCTTCTTAAGGAAGATATTTATTATTATAAAATATAACCACATATTAACCGGGAGGATAAGATGGTGGGTTCGCGGAAATTTAAAGTGCTCCTTGTAGCAATAATTTCTTTTCTCATGACAGCGAATCAATTGTTTGCCCGCCGTCTGCAGACACCTCATGCTCCTTTTATGGAAAAACTGCTTAAATCTTTAGAGGAAGATACACCGGTAGAAGAAGCAATTCAACCCGATTTTTTTGCTAAGAACTGGGAATCTCTTGATGTCGGTATAAGGATTGGTTTTAGGGAAAATACTTTCTTGGAAATAAGAGAATCTAAAGGCGAGGTATTAGTGATGCAGTTATTTGGAATGCTTACTGCTGAAGATAAGGCGAATTTGCGGATTATCGAAGAGAATATTGAAGAGGAATGTAATAATAAATATCGGGACAATATACCTGCAATAGTTTTTTTGGATGTTTCGGGAAAGATAATGGAGCGAAAGGAAATAGAAGGAGTATATAGTATACTTAGCCTTCCTGCTGAGGATTTTGCTTTATTTATAAAAGACATCCGTAGCGGAGGAATTAATGCTTTACCTATTGAAATAGTTGAAATAATCGATGAGTGCACTGATACCTTGGAGAGATATATAAAATATGGTTTGATTGATATAAGTTCTTTACCAACGAACAGAAAAGAATTTATAGAACTTCTTCACGAGGCAATAGAAGAAATGGAGAGAGATATTGTCCAAGATAAGGAGATATTGGAGGTAATTGAGGAAGATATTTTTAGCGTGATTGACTTATTCCTGGGAGAGTATGGAGAAATTATTTTTCGGAATTTTTACCGCGAGGTGCTTGAACCTTGTAATCATTCACTCAAGTCGCAATATACGCTTAGAGATTTAGCAACCAATGGATTTGCGCAAATTAGCCAAACGGTGCTAAAACACGGCATTTTAATTGAATTAAGTCCCAGTGCTTTTATTGAGTTTAGATTAAGTGATGACACGGGCATTGTGAATGTCGTAGGTACCAGTCTAAAGGGAGGGTTACCCTCTTTAGGGATGGTTATAGAGAAATTCTTTAAATTATGTGAGGAAAAAGGATTGGATGTGCATATCTTACATGGAGCGATGGTTTCATCCATAGAACCACTTCGCGATGCTTTTGGCATTACGCATCTTTCTGAAGGAGAATTTTCTCTTTTGGTCAAAGACATTAAAGCAGGTGGGAATGCTTCGGGATACTTTGGCGTAGGAGAAAAATTAATTGATTTTGTCGCCGCAATGTATGATGACCTCATAAATTACGAATTTGAAAGGCTCGGTCTTAATGTGGAGGACTTGTTTATGAATAAGATAAAACTTTCTGCCTATATTGAGGCGATTATAAGAGCCTATGAGGTACTAATTACCAAGTATAAGGCAGAGGTTGATATTATTATTTCAGGAGAAAAAATCTCTCATGAAGAAATAGAAAGAAGAATAAATAGATACAAGGAATATTTAAAATCGCTCTTTACGGGAAAAGGCAATATTATCTACCGTATTTTTTATCGCGATTTCTTGCGCACCGACCCTCTGGTAATAAGAATTATAAAAAGCGAAACAGATTAAATCAAAGAGCATAAAAATTTTCTAAAGATGGGAAAGATAAAGTGTTTCAGGTTAATAATGACAAAATTTGTTTTCTTTAAATTTTGGGTAAGTTTATTAATTTTATTTAATTTTTCTTTTCTTTGTCTTCTGGATGAGACCGCTCTTTGCTTTCGTAGAGTAAGGGATAGAGGAGCGGTTTTAGTTTATCCTGAGGAGCCCATCTTTATCAAGGTTTCTTCTCCCCGGCTAGAATTAGCTGATATGTCCCCAGAACTTAAAGAGGTGGTTAGTTGGTTAGAAAATTATTTAAGAACACAAGGTTTTGGTTTTGCCCTTGATTATTTTGATCCCGATACGGTGCTTATATCTTTAGAAGAGGATACGGTTAGATACAGTAAAGAAATGCCTGAATTGTTAACGCAAACGCTGGCAGGTAACTGGACAGTTATTTTTCAACAGTTAGTTCATCACGGACGTGACCTACAGGTTGAATTTGCCACCCGCGATAGAGCGACAGGTGAACTTAAAATAACGACTCTTGTTTTTAAAGGAGCAGGTCGAGGGAGGGTGCATGCTTATATCAGTGGTTTGGTAAATGGTATGGAGACTGTTTACCAGAGGCCATTTTATATCAGAGTTCCCAAGGTATTAAAGGACTTTTCTTTGGGACGTAAAGAGGTCGAACGTTTATATGCGGAAGAAAGCGAGAGAACCCAGTTTAGCACGCACGCCTTTATTGGAGGAATGGACTATGGATATGCGGTCGCCGAGTATAAACGTGCTTTAGCAATCCATAAGCTGTTATTTGAATTAGATGGTAACCCCGCGGGAATCCCTTTGTATACCGGGATAAATTTAATTGAAGAGATTCCTGTAAAACGGGAGGGTGAATTATTTATGGTATCAAGAGAGGATTTTCTTACTACTCCGGGAATATTGACCTGGAAAGAACTTCTGGCAGTTGCCTATGAGTTAAGAGAGAGAGTGAGGAATTATTCCCAAGATTTAAAAGTAGTGGAGCAATATTTAGATTTACTCTGGAGCAATGATTATCCGTATACCATAGAAAATAACCCCCGGTTGATGGAAAGGGTAAGAAGTTTGGTAAAGAGAGAGATGCTTATGACTACGCTTACCAAATGGGAAACCTCCAATTTCCGGGTTTGGGATTGGAGTCGTTATGATGCAGAGATACTGGAATATATAAGACTTATTTATGGCGTGAGCGAATGGAATGGATATTCTGCACGCGAAGTAGTAGAAAGATTTACTCGCTCTCTTGCCCGAACTTTAGGGGCAATACACGGCGCAGGAGGTGCTTTGAGCAACGATACCGAATTTACCTCTTCGGTTGCTTCCAAGGATATTAGTTTAAGTGGCGAGATGCAGGATTTTATGGATTCTGCCTATATTCCTTTCTTTGGTGCAGACCCTGAAATTTCTGGAATAGATCTTAGTGCTTGGCAGGCAGATGACCGTCGTTTTGCATTACAGTGTATAAGGGGATTTTGCGATAAGCTGTATTCTGCTTTAGATGAAAATGGGATATTAACCTATCCCGATTCTTTGGATAGTTTGTATCTAAGGATTTTCAATGAGGTATACGCTGAGTATTACGAGCGTGCTAAAGAGTACATGCAATTAAAAGCAGATTTATGAAAAAGGAAATTTTTGGTTTTAAAATTCTGTTTCTGTTCTTTATAAGCATTGCGCTTACGGATCTCTTTACTCTACGGTTCTTTGAAAATTCAGATAATGGAGGAATAAATCTGGGAGCGAGAAGATTGAAAGATGCAAATAGTGTATTCAGCACTTTGCTTGAGGTTATTAGAGGAATTGGCTACAGAAAGAAAGGAGAGGAAATTAGCAGGCGGATAACAGAAGTTTTCCCTCGTTTAGGAGATTTACAATCTTTATCTACTCATGAGAAAATTACTGCTCTTGCGGTAATGATAGAAAAAGAGATAAGGTACGATGAATCGGTATTTGAATTGCCGAATGTGCTTCAAGATAAGAAAGCGAATTGCTTAGGCTATGCTCAACTGGTCTATGTTTTAGGTAGGGCTTTGGGTTTGGAAGTAGCTATAATTTCAGCTTATCTGGACCACTTATCCAATTTAATAAAATTATACAGGGATTATATAATTTTGGATTTAACTCCTATAGAAGGATATTACAAAAGTAAAGTTTTTAGTTGGGAAGATAATTATACAAAGGTAGGGTCGGTATGGATTCTTAAAGAAGGTAGCCCGATAGAGGACGGTTTAAGAATTATCCAATTGTTAGATGAA from Candidatus Omnitrophota bacterium harbors:
- the ilvB gene encoding biosynthetic-type acetolactate synthase large subunit, whose amino-acid sequence is MKLTGAKILAESLRKEGVEVMFGYPGGSVLPIFDVLYDSPLRFILTRHEQGAAHAADGYARATGKVGVCIATSGPGATNLTTGIANAYMDSIPIVAITGQVKTFLIGNDAFQEADVTGITRPITKYNYLVKDVKDLALVVREAFYIASTGRPGPVLIDLPVDVQLQETEFIWPQEVNIRGYKPTYFGHLGQIKKLAKAITEAKKPIFYIGGGVISSGASRELKSLAESLKIPVASTLMGLGGFPGTHELFLGMLGMHGTVYANLAIQNADLVISVGARFDDRVTGKVDAFAPYAKIVHIDIDPASISKNVKVDIPIVGDAKNVLGQLQGEIKEFPDTANWLKQINEWRLNNPLRYKDDGKLKPQYVVEQIYEATKGEAIITTEVGQNQMWAAQWYKYNKPRTFISSGGLGTMGFGFPAAMGAKVGCPEKQVFDIAGDGSIQMNIQELATCVCNHINVKVAILNNGYLGMVRQWQELFYKRRYSHTCLNNPDFVKLAESYGAVGIRVTKKEEVRPAIEKALSIDNTVFIDFQVEPEENVFPMVPAGEAIDRMIGGMA
- the ilvN gene encoding acetolactate synthase small subunit, with translation MKHTISVLVENRPGVLARISGLFSARGFNIDSLAVGETEDPTVSRMTLVVDAKDERILEQIIKQLRKLIDTISVIDLTKKNFIHRELALVKISFNKEDKVKITSLVHKYKAELLEIREDLAIVEICAESEKVKSFLEELKVFGIKELMRTGRVAMAK
- the ilvC gene encoding ketol-acid reductoisomerase — protein: MAKIYYDQDADLEILKDKTIAIIGYGIQGRGQALCLRDSGCKVVVSELEGTPNFEQAKKDGFEPVSAFEAAKQAEIIQILTQDHVQAKVYKEAIRPHLKKGKALCFSHGFNIRFKQIKPPKKIDVFMVAPKGPGALVRKMYEEGKGVPSLVAVYQDASGCALKLALAYAKAIGATKAGVIETTFAEETETDLFGEQTVLCGGVTALITAGFDVLVEAGYQPEIAYFEVLHELKLITDLIQEYGISGMRRRVSNTACYGDLTRGPKIITEKTRKLMRRILKDIKSGKFAREWIKENEIGRPLFNKLLEEADKHRIEEVGKVLREMMPWMKK